A genomic stretch from Pochonia chlamydosporia 170 chromosome 4, whole genome shotgun sequence includes:
- a CDS encoding corA-like mg2+ transporter protein domain-containing protein, whose translation MYRFSPLDLSGDRTLLGLFQHYGIPADFLTERLRSVTQANSTRILPDGSRASWFHYLCKNLDVGYPTQKPHSGYTSTGLEIIELHGDNQVRSKQFKNDNWTWLRSAFFLKSGGSEIRLENGPTSKPCTTLICFGAPKSLEKRFEDLATSPSWTQCVDAPYNLFVIVLDELFLEMDEQAWRLAGVFRGVETAAITNAKKTLEVWITPSRQDITGLHNIAKHCIYLREAFDAVIMTVEGLIEQHLGGYPETSERESTSSMLKYKLGLFRAVNLRLASLDKRISNILSLSFNLQTAQDSRLMQKDSNTMKSIAVLALVFLPASTVAAIFSSPFFSMDDAVSPQKFRVSGELWIFWSIVAPMTLAVVAMWLAYDRMAVRRWEKDLQSH comes from the exons ATGTACAGATTTTCGCCTCTCGATCTTTCGGGAGATCGCACGCTTCTCGGACTATTCCAACATTATGGCATCCCGGCCGATTTCCTCACCGAAAGACTTCGCTCCGTGACACAGGCCAATAGTACACGTATTTTGCCCGACGGATCTCGAG CTTCATGGTTCCACTACCTTTGCAAGAACCTGGATGTTGGTTATCCTACCCAGAAGCCGCATTCAGGCTATACTTCTACCGGTTTGGAGATTATAGAACTTCATGGAGACAACCAGGTGCGGTCCAAGCAGTTCAAGAACGATAATTGGACTTGGCTTCGCAGTGCCTTTTTCCTGAAAAGTGGTGGCTCAGAAATTAGACTCGAAAATGGTCCAACTTCCAAACCATGTACAACTTTGATTTGCTTCGGCGCTCCAAAGTCTTTGGAAAAGAGGTTCGAAGACCTTGCAACCAGCCCAAGTTGGACTCAATGTGTCGATGCGCCTTACAATTTGTTTGTGATTGTGCTCGACGAACTCTTTCTCGAAATGGATGAGCAAGCCTGGAGACTCGCTGGCGTATTCCGCGGCGTTGAGACT GCAGCCATCACGAACGCCAAGAAAACATTGGAAGTTTGGATAACGCCCTCGCGACAAGACATTACCGGACTACATAATATCGCAAAGCATTGCATATACTTGAGAGAAGCATTTGATGCCGTAATTATGACTGTTGAGGGCTTGATCGAACAGCACCTTGGGGGTTACCCCGAAACATCAGAGCGTGAGTCGACGAGTTCGATGCTCAAGTACAAATTGGGGCTTTTCCGTGCTGTCAATTTGCGACTGGCTAGTTTGGATAAGAGAATTAGCAATATTCTCAGCTTG TCTTTCAATCTGCAAACTGCACAAGACAGCAGATTAATGCAAAAAGACAGCAACACAATGAAGTCGATTGCCGTATTGGCTCTCGTATTCTTACCTGCCTCAACTGTTGCT GCAATATTTAGCAGTCCCTTTTTCTCAATGGATGATGCGGTTTCTCCTCAAAAGTTTAGAGTGTCAGGGGAGCTCTGGATCTTTTGGAGCATTGTCGCCCCCATGACTCTGGCAGTGGTGGCTATGTGGCTGGCATATGACCGCATGGCCGTAAGAAGGTGGGAGAAGGATCTTCAGAGCCATTGA